Proteins found in one Saccharomyces kudriavzevii IFO 1802 strain IFO1802 genome assembly, chromosome: 11 genomic segment:
- the TGL1 gene encoding sterol esterase (similar to Saccharomyces cerevisiae TGL1 (YKL140W); ancestral locus Anc_2.424) yields the protein MYFPFLGRLSITDYIIVILVYIESIISSVLKLIPQPMFGLFEWLINFSTCSDDNTIEEKLRAAPTIHEMCAIFDISIEDHLVRTEDNYILTLHRIPPISKNRFNDKVVYLHHGLLMCSDVWCCNIERHKNLPFVLHDLGYDVWMGNNRGNKYSTAHLNKPPKSNKFWDFSIDEFAFFDIPNSIEFVLDITKVDKVICIGFSQGSAQMFAAFSLSEKLNRKVSHFIAIAPAMTPRGLHNRIVDTLAKSSPGFMYLFFGRKIVLPSAVIWQRTLHPTLFNLCIDVANKILFNWKSFNISPRQKIASYAKLYSTTSVKSIVHWFQILRSQKFQMFEESDNMLNSLTRPYQIANFPTRTNIKIPILLIYGGIDSLVDIEVMKKNLPFNSVFDIKVDNYEHLDLIWGKDTDILVIAKVLRFIEFFNPGNNSLKTNQLLPSANLVEELPTATWNMSHPPHEYGNKIQSADRSPLSVQADEADERPSVDKARFLRRVFSTSAIDEDKESEHEDDTEDKIHKEQQRRLSAYLESSNDLRQLDANYSTTALDGLGKE from the coding sequence ATgtactttccttttttagGCAGATTATCAATAACGGACTACATCATAGTCATCTTAGTGTACATCGAAAGTATTATATCATCAGTTCTTAAACTTATACCGCAACCGATGTTTGGCCTTTTCGAATGGCTGATCAACTTTTCAACGTGCTCTGATGACAATACCATCGAGGAAAAGTTAAGAGCTGCTCCAACCATCCATGAAATGTGCGCAATTTTCGATATATCTATCGAAGACCATTTAGTAAGAACTGAAGATAACTACATTTTGACATTGCATAGAATTCCACCAATTTCTAAAAACAGGTTCAACGATAAAGTGGTCTACTTACATCATGGTCTTTTGATGTGTTCCGACGTTTGGTGTTGTAATATCGAGAGGCATAAAAACTTGCCATTTGTATTGCACGATTTGGGTTACGATGTTTGGATGGGTAATAACAGAGGCAACAAATATTCCACCGCTCACTTGAATAAGCcaccaaaatcaaataagTTTTGGGACTTTTCTATCGATGAatttgcattttttgatatccCAAACTCGATTGAGTTCGTCTTGGATATAACAAAGGTAGACAAGGTTATTTGCATTGGGTTTTCTCAGGGTTCGGCTCAAATGTTCGCAGCTTTTTCGTTGAGCGAAAAGTTGAACCGAAAGGTCTCCCATTTCATAGCTATAGCTCCTGCCATGACTCCTAGGGGTCTGCACAACAGAATTGTGGACACTCTGGCTAAGTCATCGCCCGGTTTCATGTACCTTTTCTTCGGCAGGAAAATTGTGTTACCTTCTGCCGTGATTTGGCAAAGAACTTTACATCCAACACTCTTCAATTTATGCATTGATGTAGCAAACAAAATTCTCTTCAATTGGAAATCCTTTAACATTTCGCCGAGGCAGAAAATTGCTTCCTACGCAAAACTTTATTCCACGACCAGTGTAAAATCCATCGTTCATTGGTTCCAAATATTGAGATctcagaaatttcaaatgttTGAAGAATCTGATAATATGCTAAATTCATTGACTAGGCCTTACCAAATTGCCAATTTTCCCACTAGAacaaatatcaaaattCCTATTCTTTTAATTTATGGCGGTATAGATTCCTTGGTCGATATTGaggtaatgaaaaaaaatttacctTTCAACTCTGTCTTTGATATAAAAGTTGACAATTACGAACACCTGGATTTGATTTGGGGCAAAGACACTGACATTTTAGTTATAGCTAAGGTACTGAGgtttattgaatttttcaacccTGGCAATAACTCACTAAAGACAAACCAGTTACTACCATCCGCAAATTTAGTTGAGGAATTGCCAACCGCTACATGGAACATGTCTCATCCTCCCCACGAATACGGCAATAAAATTCAATCAGCAGACCGTTCGCCTTTGTCAGTACAGGCTGATGAAGCAGATGAAAGACCGAGCGTTGATAAGGCGAGGTTCCTAAGACGAGTTTTCTCTACAAGTGCCATAGATGAGGATAAAGAAAGCGAGCATGAAGACGACACGGAAGATAAGATTCATAAGGAGCAGCAAAGAAGATTAAGTGCTTATCTTGAATCATCCAATGATCTACGACAATTAGACGCTAATTATTCAACCACAGCGCTAGATGGTTTGGGCAAGGAATAA
- the CTK1 gene encoding cyclin-dependent serine/threonine protein kinase CTK1 (similar to Saccharomyces cerevisiae CTK1 (YKL139W); ancestral locus Anc_2.425) translates to MSFNNGNTYSKSYSRNNKRPLFGKRSPHPQSLLRPPPPKRIRTDDSYQSDVDSTSSHRTNSNEQTGHIKSRDSNSVSRYNDTSFQTNSRYQGSRYNNNTSSGTLPMSMKRDETKAEFLSHLPKGPKSVETSRYNSTSITTNNNTKNNMHTTSNYYNHKSLEVRSVIAKKAAVSVLTQKRSTSVYQRIMQVGEGTYGKVYKAKNTITEKLVALKKLRLQGEKEGFPITSIREIKLLQSFDHPNVSTIKEIMVESQKTVYMIFEYADNDLSGLLLNKEVKISHSQCKHLFKQLLLGMEYLHDNKILHRDVKGSNILIDNQGNLKITDFGLARKMNSRADYTNRVITLWYRPPELLLGTTNYGAEVDMWGCGCLLVELFNKTAIFQGSNELEQIESIFKIMGTPTIENWPRLYDMPWFFMIMPQQTTKYISAFSEKFKSVLPSAKCLQLATSLLYYDQRKRSTATEALQSDYFKEEPKAEPLILDGLVSCHEYEVKLARKQKRSNIASNNTINNNDK, encoded by the coding sequence atgTCTTTCAATAATGGCAATACATATTCAAAGAGTTATAGCAGGAATAACAAGAGACCCTTGTTTGGAAAGAGATCGCCACATCCTCAGTCTCTATTGAGGCCACCGCCACCAAAAAGAATACGGACTGATGATAGCTACCAGTCAGATGTAGATAGCACATCGTCTCATAGGACGAACTCAAATGAACAAACCGGTCATATTAAAAGTCGTGATAGTAATAGCGTCTCTCGCTATAATGACACATCTTTTCAAACTAATTCTAGATATCAAGGTTCCAGatacaataataacacATCCTCTGGGACCTTGCCTATGAGTATGAAAAGGGATGAAACAAAAGCTGAATTTCTATCTCATTTGCCGAAGGGGCCTAAATCTGTGGAGACATCGAGGTATAATAGTACATCAATTACCactaataataatactaaaAATAACATGCACACTACCTCAAATTACTACAACCATAAGAGTCTGGAAGTACGATCTGTTATAGCTAAGAAAGCAGCAGTTTCAGTTTTAACGCAAAAAAGGAGCACTTCAGTCTATCAAAGGATAATGCAAGTGGGAGAGGGAACCTATGGTAAAGTTTATAAGGCAAAGAACACTATCACAGAGAAGTTAGTAGcgctgaaaaaattaagacTACAGGGAGAGAAAGAAGGCTTTCCTATAACCTCCATACGAGAAATCAAATTACTACAAAGTTTCGATCATCCGAATGTCTCCACTATAAAGGAAATTATGGTTGAATCTCAAAAAACAGTATATATGATATTTGAATATGCTGATAACGATTTAAGTGGGCTACTGCTAAATAAGGAGGTCAAAATTTCACACTCTCAATGCAAACACCTTTTCAAGCAACTGTTATTGGGAATGGAATATTTGCATGATAATAAAATTCTTCACCGTGATGTTAAAGGCTCTAATATCTTAATTGATAACCAGGGAAATCTAAAAATAACAGATTTTGGGCTAGcaaggaaaatgaattcCCGGGCTGACTATACTAATCGTGTCATAACATTGTGGTACAGACCGCCAGAACTATTGTTGGGAACTACAAATTATGGAGCAGAAGTTGACATGTGGGGTTGTGGTTGTCTCCTGGTAGAATTATTTAACAAAACTGCAATCTTCCAAGGCTCTAATGAATTAGAGCAAATAGaatcaattttcaaaattatggGAACTCCCACAATAGAGAATTGGCCAAGGCTTTATGACATGCCGTGGTTTTTCATGATCATGCCACAGCAAACAACAAAATATATTAGCGCTTTTTCtgagaaattcaaaagtgTCTTACCATCCGCAAAATGTCTACAGTTGGCAACTAGTTTGTTATATTATGATCAGAGAAAAAGGTCTACCGCAACTGAAGCTTTACAAAGCGACtacttcaaagaagaaccaAAAGCTGAACCTTTAATTCTTGACGGACTCGTGAGTTGCCACGAATACGAAGTTAAGTTAGCAAGAAAACAGAAGCGTTCGAACATTGCATCTAATAATACtatcaacaacaatgatAAATAG
- the HSK3 gene encoding Hsk3p (similar to Saccharomyces cerevisiae HSK3 (YKL138C-A); ancestral locus Anc_2.426): MNPNKQRQYNQLAHELRELQTNLQETTKQLDVMSKQCNENLIGQLGKVHGSWLIGSYIYYMEQMLGKAQ; encoded by the coding sequence ATGAATCCCAACAAGCAAAGGCAGTATAATCAGCTCGCTCACGAACTCAGAGAACTGCAAACGAACTTGCAGGAAACGACAAAACAACTAGATGTCATGTCGAAGCAATGCAATGAGAACTTGATTGGTCAATTAGGCAAGGTACACGGAAGTTGGTTGATCGGTAGTTACATCTATTACATGGAGCAGATGCTTGGAAAGGCACAGTAG
- the MRPL31 gene encoding mitochondrial 54S ribosomal protein mL60 (similar to Saccharomyces cerevisiae MRPL31 (YKL138C); ancestral locus Anc_2.428), translating to MFGPFKLTSSVAGGLLWKIPWRMSTHQKGRQRERLKNVDQVIKQLTLGLHVQRCQEKGLTYQEALEKRKKYKPRSKSLRLLNKPSVFPKENQMSSKDKYWTFDKKAIGYRKGLHKVPKWTKISIRKTPQFF from the coding sequence ATTAACAAGCTCTGTCGCTGGTGGTTTACTATGGAAAATTCCATGGAGAATGTCTACCCATCAAAAAGGCCGTCAAAGAGAGAGGTTAAAAAATGTTGACCAGGTAATAAAACAGTTAACATTAGGTCTCCATGTTCAGAGATGTCAGGAGAAGGGTCTCACTTACCAAGAAGCTCTagagaagagaaaaaaatacaagcCAAGAAGTAAGTCGTTAAGATTGTTGAACAAGCCATCTGTTTTTCCCAAAGAAAACCAAATGTCTTCTAAAGATAAATACTGGACTTTCGATAAAAAGGCTATCGGTTATAGGAAGGGCCTCCATAAGGTGCCTAAATGGACAAAGATTTCCATTAGGAAAACCCCgcaattcttttga